One window of the Streptomyces sp. TS71-3 genome contains the following:
- a CDS encoding alpha-N-arabinofuranosidase, with amino-acid sequence MPGAAPGTRFTLDPAFTVGEVDPRLFGSFVEHLGRCVYSGLFEPGHPAADAAGLRTDVLELIRELGVTTVRYPGGNYVSGHRWEDSVGPVEERPRRLDLAWHSTETNRFGLSEYMAFLRRLGPGTEPMLAVNLGTRGVAEALQLQEYANHPGGTRLSDLRRAHGDEEPFGIRLWCLGNEMDGPWQTGAKTAREYGRLAAETARAMRQMDPGLRLVACGSSGRSMPTFASWEATVLQEAYELVDYVSLHAYYEEVDGDRDSFLASAADMESFIESVVATCDHMGARLKSPKRIDLSFDEWNVWYMLRHQAATAGPSDEWPEAPRLLEDSYSVTDAVVVGSLLIALLRHADRVRMACLAQLVNVIAPIMTEPGGPAWRQTTFHPFAQASRYGRGEVLDVRVSGPAHRTARHGEVPLLHATAVRDPGTGAVTVFAVNRDQHRPLPLDIALGALGLSRVVEHSALADPDPEARNTLDAPDRVTPHPVNGTVLTEGSLHTVLEPLSWNVIRLA; translated from the coding sequence GTGCCGGGCGCGGCGCCGGGCACGCGGTTCACCCTCGATCCGGCGTTCACGGTCGGCGAGGTGGACCCGCGGCTGTTCGGGTCGTTCGTGGAGCACCTGGGGCGGTGCGTGTACTCGGGCCTGTTCGAGCCGGGCCACCCGGCGGCCGACGCGGCGGGCCTGCGCACGGACGTCCTGGAGCTGATCCGGGAGCTGGGCGTGACCACGGTGCGCTACCCCGGCGGCAACTACGTCTCGGGCCACCGCTGGGAGGACTCGGTCGGCCCCGTCGAGGAGCGTCCGCGCCGCCTCGACCTGGCCTGGCACTCCACCGAGACGAACCGGTTCGGGCTGAGCGAGTACATGGCCTTCCTCCGCCGCCTGGGCCCGGGGACGGAGCCGATGCTCGCCGTCAACCTCGGCACCCGCGGCGTCGCGGAGGCCCTTCAGCTCCAGGAGTACGCCAACCACCCTGGCGGCACCCGCCTGTCGGACCTGCGCCGGGCGCACGGCGACGAGGAGCCGTTCGGGATCCGGCTGTGGTGCCTCGGCAACGAGATGGACGGGCCCTGGCAGACCGGCGCGAAGACCGCGCGCGAGTACGGCCGGCTGGCCGCGGAGACGGCGCGCGCGATGCGCCAGATGGATCCCGGCCTGCGCCTGGTCGCCTGCGGCAGCTCGGGCCGGTCGATGCCCACGTTCGCGTCCTGGGAGGCCACCGTCCTTCAGGAGGCGTACGAGCTGGTCGACTACGTGTCCCTGCACGCCTACTACGAGGAGGTGGACGGCGACCGCGACTCGTTCCTGGCGTCGGCGGCCGACATGGAGTCGTTCATCGAGAGCGTGGTCGCCACCTGCGACCACATGGGCGCGCGGCTGAAGTCGCCGAAGCGGATCGACCTGTCCTTCGACGAGTGGAACGTCTGGTACATGCTCCGCCACCAGGCGGCCACCGCCGGACCCTCGGACGAGTGGCCCGAGGCGCCCCGGCTGCTGGAGGACAGCTACTCCGTCACGGACGCGGTCGTCGTCGGCTCCCTGCTGATCGCGCTGCTGCGGCACGCGGACCGGGTGCGGATGGCGTGCCTCGCGCAGCTCGTCAACGTGATCGCGCCGATCATGACCGAGCCCGGCGGCCCGGCCTGGCGGCAGACCACGTTCCACCCCTTCGCCCAGGCCTCCCGGTACGGCCGCGGCGAGGTGCTGGACGTGCGGGTGAGCGGCCCGGCGCACCGGACGGCACGCCACGGCGAGGTGCCGCTGCTGCACGCGACGGCCGTGCGGGACCCGGGCACGGGCGCCGTCACCGTCTTCGCCGTCAACCGCGACCAGCACCGCCCGCTGCCGCTGGACATCGCCCTGGGCGCCCTCGGGCTCTCCAGGGTCGTCGAGCACAGTGCGCTCGCGGACCCGGACCCGGAGGCCCGCAACACCCTCGATGCACCTGATCGGGTGACCCCCCATCCGGTGAACGGGACTGTTCTCACGGAGGGTTCGTTGCATACGGTGCTTGAGCCGCTGTCCTGGAACGTGATCCGGCTGGCCTGA
- a CDS encoding aldose epimerase family protein — MTTSRRTILAGVAGTAAATAVAGGTAQAATGGGTAQATPTQGAGTAGRAPTKEPFGTLPDGTAVDRWTLANGGTRMKVLSYGGTVQSLELPDRRGRHANVALGFDTLDGYLASTTYFGALIGRYGNRIAKGRFTLDGTAYQLPQNDGENSLHGGTMGFDKRVWDITPFADGRGVGLVLGYVSADGEMGYPGTLTARVTYTLSADGGWRIDYQATTDKATVVNLTNHTYFNLGGEGTGDIYGHELALDASRYTPVDATLIPTGELASVKGTPFDFRSGKPVGRDIRAAHDQLGKARGYDHNWVFDKGITAVPRLVGRLSDPESGRTVRIATTEPGVQFYSGNSIDNDGSLLGTSGTRYRQGDGLALETQHFPDSPNQPSFPSTVLRPGETYRSTTEYLFRA, encoded by the coding sequence ATGACCACGAGCAGACGCACCATCCTGGCCGGCGTGGCGGGCACCGCCGCCGCAACGGCCGTAGCAGGCGGCACCGCCCAAGCGGCCACCGGAGGCGGCACCGCCCAAGCCACCCCCACCCAGGGAGCCGGGACCGCGGGCCGGGCGCCCACGAAGGAACCCTTCGGCACCCTCCCCGACGGCACCGCCGTCGACCGCTGGACCCTGGCCAACGGCGGCACCCGCATGAAGGTGCTCAGCTACGGCGGCACCGTCCAGTCCCTGGAACTGCCCGACCGCAGGGGCCGCCACGCGAACGTCGCCCTGGGCTTCGACACCCTGGACGGCTACCTCGCGTCCACCACGTACTTCGGCGCCCTCATCGGCCGGTACGGCAACCGCATCGCCAAGGGCCGCTTCACCCTGGACGGCACCGCCTACCAGCTCCCGCAGAACGACGGCGAGAACAGCCTGCACGGCGGCACCATGGGCTTCGACAAGCGGGTGTGGGACATCACCCCGTTCGCGGACGGCCGCGGTGTCGGCCTCGTGCTCGGCTACGTCAGCGCCGACGGCGAGATGGGCTACCCGGGCACGCTCACGGCCCGCGTCACCTACACCCTGTCCGCGGACGGCGGCTGGCGCATCGACTACCAGGCGACCACGGACAAGGCCACCGTCGTCAACCTCACCAACCACACCTACTTCAACCTCGGCGGCGAGGGCACCGGCGACATCTACGGCCACGAACTGGCCCTGGACGCCTCCCGCTACACGCCCGTCGACGCCACCCTGATCCCCACCGGGGAACTCGCGAGCGTCAAGGGCACCCCGTTCGACTTCAGGTCCGGCAAGCCGGTGGGACGCGACATCCGCGCGGCCCACGACCAGCTCGGCAAGGCCCGCGGCTACGACCACAACTGGGTCTTCGACAAGGGCATCACGGCCGTTCCGCGGCTGGTCGGCCGCCTCAGCGACCCGGAGTCCGGGCGGACGGTGCGGATCGCCACGACGGAGCCGGGCGTGCAGTTCTACTCGGGCAACTCCATCGACAACGACGGTTCCCTGCTCGGCACCTCGGGCACCCGTTACCGGCAGGGCGACGGGCTCGCCCTGGAGACCCAGCACTTCCCGGACTCGCCGAACCAGCCGTCGTTCCCCTCGACGGTGCTGCGGCCCGGCGAGACCTACCGGTCCACCACGGAATACCTCTTCCGTGCCTGA